One window of Diabrotica undecimpunctata isolate CICGRU chromosome 8, icDiaUnde3, whole genome shotgun sequence genomic DNA carries:
- the LOC140448482 gene encoding uncharacterized protein, with the protein MGNLCCCFSKTLYEKVDPETAIIPCDNAGFSNSDENPSTSTNDPIFTIETELRRSSSRKSNRTQIDNRTISNVPSPETSTSVENENATEFKRPSSVKTNSNRLDGFQKQSNVSINKVKQDVDTLRISYARFKRAHTIIQPKREQESLEEDSSSKNKNDNLSEQKRKISNAESLHHRSHTVLQSFRNLVISQTSTGTKVVQDNNLLDEIYRAYSSRTLTKLIDNQNVYKLEIINEHSNEFKTVKQLFFSTNKKFFRVHNIERVHNPYLLLQYELKKLEYVKRGIRLEEKLLFHGTQKSNIDGICQENFNWRLKGSYKGYIFGQGVSFSPIAYYSTHYGDKTYNKVMILASVLVANCCIGSANMKIPPFGYDTSVKENHHVYVKYDDNTYYPRYLIHYGGNDYKQH; encoded by the exons ATGGGAAACTTGTGTTGTTGTTTCTCTAAAACTTTATACGAAAAAGTAGATCCAGAGACAGCCATCATACCATGTGATAATGCTGGTTTTTCTAATTCCGATGAAAATCCCAGCACTTCAACAAACGATCCTATATTTACCATAGAAACTGAATTAAGACGAAGTTCATCAAGAAAATCAAATCGAACACAGATAGATAACAGAACAATATCGAATGTTCCGTCTCCAGAAACCAGTACTAGTGTCGAAAATGAAAATGCCACAGAGTTTAAACGACCAAGTTCTGTCAAAACAAATTCAAATCGGCTCGATGGCTTTCAAAAACAGTCAAACGtttcaataaataaagttaaacaAGATGTGGATACCCTAAGAATAAGCTATGCCAGATTTAAACGAGCACATACAATAATTCAGCCTAAACGAGAGCAGGAAAGTCTAGAGGAAGACTCatcaagcaaaaataaaaatgacaatttgTCAGAACAAAAGAGAAAAATTTCTAATGCCGAATCGTTGCACCATAGAAGTCATACGGTGTTACAGAGTTTTCGGAACTTGGTTATTTCACAAACATCCACTGGCACAAAAGTTGTTCAAGACAACAATCTACTAGATGAAATATATCGAGCTTATAGTTCAAGAACTCTTACTAAATTGATAGACAATCAAAATGTTTACAAGTTAGAGATTATAAACGAACATTCAAACGAGTTTAAAACAGTTAAACAACTTTTCTTTAGtacaaataaaaagttttttagagTTCATAATATTGAGAGAGTACATAATCCATATTTATTGCTGCAATATGAACTTAAAAAATTGGAATATGTGAAAAGGGGAATACGTCTTGAAGAGAAACTCTTATTTCATGGTACGCAGAAGTCTAATATTGACGGTATTTGCCAAGAGAATTTTAATTGGAGATTAAAGG GTTCTTACAAAGGATATATATTTGGACAAGGTGTTTCATTTTCACCTATTGCCTATTATTCCACTCACTATGGAGATAAAACTTACAACAAAGTGATGATTCTAGCCTCAGTTCTAGTAGCCAACTGTTGTATAGGATCAGCAAACATGAAGATACCTCCATTTGGTTATGATACAAGTGTCAAAGAAAATCACCACGTCTATGTTAAATATGATGATAATACATATTATCCACGATATCTTATACATTATGGAGGAAATGATTACAAACAGCATTAG